The Centropristis striata isolate RG_2023a ecotype Rhode Island chromosome 1, C.striata_1.0, whole genome shotgun sequence nucleotide sequence GGCTGGACTATCTGTCGTCGTGGCACAGACACGTGACAGCCCCACGGTCCTGCATCTGTTATCAGTTGACTACAATAAggtgcagagagaaaaagagagagagagagagagagagagagagagagagagagagagagagagagagagagagagagattttttattttatttttttcttctttttttgctgggacagttagattgtataaatgatatgttgattgtaattcaatgattgtaaatattgctttcttttattgttattagtttttctttccatttcatttaaaatgaataacagaattataataatttattgtaaatattgctttccttatcttgttatctttttttctgatgcttgctttggcaatatatacattgttatgtcatgccaataaagccaattgaatctgaattgaattgagagagagagagagagagagagagagagagagagagagagagagagagagagagagagagagagagagagagcgagagagagagagacctagATGGATTGCATCTATTTAGCTTGTTGCAAGAATTACCGTAATTAGCTTTTAGAGGCGCTGCAGAAGCACTTCAGGAATGCacttgagtttgagtttatttatttaaaaaacagggacaatacatattaatgaacatatatacatgtaaatatgcaagattataatTTCAGtctttagtccctttggcaggttgatgtcaataccatcagacaataaaatcaataaaacaacagtaacaacaagTAGAAGAGTTGGCCTTCATGGCCAGAATACGCATTTTACTAGTGTTAAACACTAAATTTAGATATCAAAGGGCTGATTAAAGTGCATCTGTTATCAGTTGACTACAATAAggtgcagagagaaaaaaaaaaaaagagagagagagagagagagagagagagagagagagagagagagagacacctaGATGGATTGCATCTATTTAGCTTGTTGCAAGAATTACCGTAATTAGCTTTTAGAGGCGCTGCAGAAGCACTTCAGGAATGCacttgagtttgagtttatttatttaaaaaacagggacaatacatattaatttaaaaaaaaaattcctcctgcaagtgctagggaatagtgtcccctggtaatcccacagtgcttttaaaaaacatcccatcttcttttaatttgttttaatttaaattttgttttgttttttgttttctttgttacctttgtcatttttgtcaattctgtattttattgcactttcttgcacttttatgtgaagcttATCATCCATAGTGGAAgaagtacactgtaataaaagataaacaatagctactcaataaaattgaggcaacagattgcacgcaatattattaattaaatctaactgggttacaagttgagttgataacaacttaacaggaagtgcctgtcaattaaaaatggactaattctattgtgttggattcattcaaaattctcttgatttagaattacaaacacataaagattatatttaatgtgatcaaaataagtagattctatctcaaacatttttatattaaagttacttaaacaactgcctcaaaatcaagggtgcatttatatttaatagatTTTATCAaacatattaagtaaaattaaatgactacagaatcatttattacagtgtactcaGAGCCTTTACTGAAGCTAAAGTAACATTAcgtcagtgtaaaaaaaactttgaaaaatTGCTGCACTCACAATCCTACtctagtaaaagtacaatagtttTATCAGTGAACTGTGCTTATTAAAGTAAAACTATCTGTTCTGTAGCTTTTTACTGCTGTGGCTGCTCGTGGTGGAGCTGGTTTATCTGCTTTAGATAAGGTGAAGTCATTCATTACAGTGGTAACTAATCTAGGGCTGGGCCCCTTCCAAAGGCTCCTCAGGAAGTCCTGAGGAGTCCTGATTACTGGGAGAGGAAAGGTGATTAGAGTAACACTttatagcagtagttctcaaccttttcgagtcgcgacccccaatttaacatgtatgttgtccgcgacccccgctcaaccaaaaaaataaacagaattaccaaaaaagacacaaaatgatagaagaaaactaaaatactttaaaaagaaacaaaatgaccaaaaaagacacagaattaccaaagaaaaatacactaaattactaaaaaaagacacaaaattatttaaaaaagacacaaaattaccaaaaaaagacacagaattaccaaaaaagacacaaaattgactttttaatgcattaatgcatgactaaatgcatgAAAAGGCATTAAATAATGAGTGTAGCACTCCATGAGCTATAGAATTAATATGAGTTAATAGAGGATTAATGAGTTATTATTATGTTCATGTCTTATTTATATGTGAGTCTTTGGCTAATATGAGTTAATAGAAGATTtatgagttgttgttgttattattgcaTTGTGTACATTAATGCATACATAAATACggtacattttacagtaacttactggcgaaactgctgccagtaatttactgtaattttacagtaaaaagcttTACAGTGTTGGATTCAACTCCACTTCAGTGCCAGATAGATAATCCTGTTTTCTGCAGGTTTTTGGTGAGTTTTCCTGCCTTTTGTGCGCTCCATGTGCTCGCTCCTCACGGcttctagagcagtagttctcaacctttttgactcacgacccccaatttaacatgcatgttgtccgcgacccccgctcactgaacagaatctcacacgcacagttcagatcacccaaaaaagaaacaaaatgaccaaaaaaagacacaaattgaccaaaaaagacacaaattgaccaaaaaagacacaaaatgaccagaaaagacacaaaatggccaagaagacactaaatgaccaaaaaaagacacaaaatgacccaaaaaagacacaaaatgacccaaaaaagacacaaaatgacaaaaatagacacaaaatgaccaaaaaaggaaacaaaatgacccaaaaaagacacaaaatgacccaaaaagacacaaaatgacccaaaaaagacatataatgaccaaaaaagacacaaaatgaccaaaaaaagacactaaataaccaaaaaaagacacaaaatgaccaaaaaaggaaacaaaattaccaaaaaaagacacaaaatgacccaaaaaagacacaaaatgacacaaatagacacaaaatgaccaaaaaaagacattaagtgaccaaaaagactaaaacacattaacacatgaacactttaacacagtggagacagagctgacttccaaaataatttggcgacccccagaaatcatctcacgaccccaattggggtcccgaccccaaggttgagaacagctgttctATAGGACCGGTGTGTTTGCTGTGAGCTGCCTCCACTGCCCGCTTCATACTTATTCTTGTGACTTTGTAAATAAactcctttttgtgtctctaccCCGGTGTCCTGTTACTGGACAATGGCACATTCTTTGGAAATGAAACGTTTGAGGTAAAGCTGGTGACTTTGAGCTTTCTTTATGGCTGTTTGTATATATTTCCAATAAACAATTGTGCTTACTGTTCTTAAAGTAAAGGggactataaaaaaaaaagcaatgagtTGGTTCATACTATAGATTCAATGAACTTCAAACACCCTTTAGGCGTAATGTCAGTACATTAACTTCAGCCAGTTTCGTTTCTGATACATTCTGCTCCAGTGCAGAGGCAAATCTATACTTGGCAGctacaatatttcatttatgGCTTCCAAAATCCTCAAGCACAAAGTCAAAAATGCATTTCTCCAGATAAGTTGAGGAATAAAACATCTTTTACTGACATTGCAATAATAACTACGTGCCTCACCTgcaaaaacactgcaaaaaagcaaacttgtattttttggcctgaaactGATTTAAGTttgtaaaacttggaaatataaattattgatagtTAGGTTAGTTGACTGATCTATTAGTTGAACAGACATAAATTGCCTTTTTTGACAATCAATGAAGTGTTTAAGAAATTATTCatgcaaaatggcagaaaatgctgtttttctttgttttatatcatattaaaattaacagcttttgttttggactgaaaaaaacaagacatttaactctctggagtccatctatttattgaaaatacacatgttttatttaaaataataactttatatcaacacacaatttatatatgatatgtagacaagctgagaaagccagttaaagttcaataataggagctttcacagtgtgccatttatgtttctagaccatttttaaaatgtgaattttctttctacaatgaaaccTATTACTATCttttatttacatgcaaatagactgttttgttgtaattgtttgtagttgtattatgtattattatttctgctgcactgtaaaaaacctttgtagaaattacagtaaaacactgtcaaattgcatcagaaataggttgtcaaattaaacattgtacatcaccgtagtgaatacttttaattactgtaaatcaaagaatatcataaaacttttaaattcaactgccataaactgcagaaaacacacagttttagtgtaaaaatataaaattttgatgtaaaattaatggagaaataccatgatgacacaattatcctaaaagtaatgggattattcagtataaattacagtttttgctgatatttacatttacatacgctcactgtattttttacagtgaagttctggcaaccaaagctgccggtattttaccgtaaattaaacagattgtttttacagtgtgtttttgtgtgtataaatggtaaaaaaaatataaataaataaataaaaaataaaaatgtacatttccaaagacacctgtgtcttttgtttgtattttgggttcctggcagctttatacttagttaattaaaataaaatgaaaaatctgactgatagccaagtttgtgtggagaaaaaggagccatgcatgtgatgtaaggacagactgaaagatgctgaacagagacagaaattaatgcagaggaagttgacaaatttgaaccaaaatctcctggacttcctGGATTATcagttttgattatttttttaccaaaCAATTAATTGAGGCAAATAATCAGCAGGTTAATCAACAAAGGAAATAATCCAGATCATCTGTTATCAATACACATGGAAGTGTATTAGCCAGTAGGCTGCATTCTCTGTAACAGTTAATAGTTAGTCGATAGTTAGTTGATAGTGAAATAAACAGATTATTATCAGATAGTAATACCTCCAGTCTATCTTATTATCTGCTTGCAGTGTGCTAAGATTGGACAACAGAGGGCAGCACAGGCCTGTCAGAGTGATGCTGCGTTCAAGGCATGTTGAGCAAAACTAAACACACACCAAACTTACATTATATTAACTTTACTTTATCTCTaaaaaagtaactttaatattaattaacatCTGAAACATTTTCTTGAGGAGATCCAATATCCGAGATATAATATAAAGATATAAAGTAAATCTCAAGTGTCTCATCTTCAGCATCTCTtcatgtttccattttaacctcATTCTCACTACAAACGtttgaaaaagataaaaaacaaaccttttatttacaacctgaaacacactgattTGCGCAGACACAACACACTAACTGCAGAATATGCATAATCAATAATACAACAGATAAAAGTTTTGAATGTGCACCATCATTGTTCTTTCGTACAAATCTCTGAGAGATGTTTTTAGATTTCCTTCTGCAAGAACATTTCAATTGTAAATGTGCAACAAGCGATTAAACACTGACGCACCACTGCGCCAAACAGGACAGTTCCATCTGCTCCACACAAAGGACAGAGTCAACTGCGCACATCTGGACACATGTTGGGATTATAAAATACTTATTGTAGTTATAATAACGGAAAAGGAAATTCACCTCGTGCACAATATTCTGCATTGATCCGTATATTTGCTGAGCTACCTGACGCATGTGGACCGAATGATGCATTAATGAGTGATTGGGTTGGTCCCCCTATAAAAAGGAGACGCGCCCACTGCTCTGCTCTGTCTCCATACACGCCAAGATGAGCTACGGATCTGAagtcttttcctcctcctcctacaggAAGATTTTCGGGGATTCTCCCCGCTATGCATCCTCTCCGTCGCGGACACCGATGTCCTCCCGCTCCGGGTACCGCTCCTCCTCAGTGTCCCGGAGCAACGTCTCCTCCCTGGGCTCGTACGCCAGAAAGTCCGGCCGCTCCATGCCGCTGGAGACCTTCGACCTGACACAGAGCAACGTCCTCAACAATGAGTTTAAAATCGTCCGCACCAATGAGAAGGAGCAGATGCAGGGTCTCAATGACCGCTTTGCGATGTTCATCGAGAAAGTGCGCAACTTGGAGCAGCATAACAAAGTGCTGGAGACGGAGTTGACCGCGCTGCGCCAGCGGCAGGCCGAGCCGTCCCGCCTGGCCGAGCTCTACCAGCAGGAGATCCGGGAACTGCGCTCCCAGCTGGAGGAGCTGAACGGGGAGAAGTCCCAGCTCACCATCGAGAGGGATTGTATTGAAGACGACCTGCAGAAGCTCAGGGGGAAGTACGAGGAGGAGTACCGCGCCCGGGAGGACGCCGAGGCCACCCTCAAGGCTTTTAAGAAAGATGTGGATGATGCCACCATGGTGCGCCTGGACCTGGAGAAGAAGGTGGAATCTCTGCTGGACGAGATCAACTTCCTCCGCAAGGTGCATGAAGAGGAGGTGGCCGAGCTGACGGACATGATCCACGCCGCCCAGGTGTCTGTGGAGATGGAGGTGTCCAAGCCGGATCTCACCTCCGCCCTCAAAGAGATCCGAGGCCAGTACGAGTCCATGGCGTCCAAGAACCTGCAGTCCGCCGAGGAGTGGTACAAGACCAAGTTCGCCGACTTGTCTGAGCAGGCCACCAGGAGTAACGAGGCCATCCGTGCCAGCAGGGAGGAGATGAACGAGTTCAGGAGGCAGCTGCAGTCCAAGACCATCGAGATCGAGAGCCTGAAGGGGACCAACGAGTCCCTGGAAAAGCAGCTCCGGGAGATGGAGGACAGGCACAATGTGGAGATTGGAAACTACCAGGTAATAAATAGCCTTTTAATGTGGTCAAAGGGGTAGAAAAGCagccatttttatgtttttggtgtaaTAAAAGTTTGTTTGCATTGAATAAGATGATATGATAAGATGATATGATAAGATGCATATGAGTTGAATAAACTATATAGTGTGTTTTCCTCTTAAGAAGTGAATAACAGAGCAATAATAACATGAGGGGGAGCTGGGctctgtccgtggtgctgaaccTGGTTCCCCCGGGACAGCGCGCCCAGCAGCTGCATCTGACAACGCCCACTTACTGTGTGTGCTCTCAATGAGTGGTTTCACTGTtgtttttggattcagcactcCCAActgagaatattttttttgtaggaCAAACATTTTAACCCAGTTTTATCACAAATGCCTCGAATTCCCAATAGGTTAACAATAGGATGGACAGATGTCTTTGTCTGGTCACTGTTTAATCCCCCCATAAATCTTTAATCCtccataaatcttttttttttttacattttttttgtcttaaagcCTTACCTTTgttccttgttttgttttattgtctccAGGACAACATGATAGAGCTGGAGAACGAGCTGAGGGCCACTAAGAGTGAAATGGCTCGTCACCTGAGGGAGTACCAGGATCTGCTGAATGTCAAGATGGCTCTGGATATTGAAATTGCAGCTTACAGGTATAGGCTCAAAATCAACTCACATATAATCAGCTATAataagctacactgtaaaaaaaaacctttgtagaAACCTTTGTAAATTCACCgtagtgaatacttttaattactgtaaatcaaagaatatcataaaactttaaattcaaccgccataaactgtagaaaacacacagttttagtgtaaaaaatataaaattttgatgtaaaattaatggagaaataccatgatgacacaattatcctaaaagtaatgggattattctgcataaattacagtttttgctgatatttacatttacatacgctcactgtattttttacagtgaagttctggcaaccaaagctattttaccgtaaattaaacagattttttttacagtgtacataaaatggcaggaaaaaaaactgtgttctCCCCTTGTTAAAATGCTGTTCCTGACCGTTATCTTTAGGAAACTACTGGAAGGGGAGGAGACCCGCATCGGGACAGGGATCAGCTATCCTGGCTCCTCCATGAACATGAGTGCCGGGCAAGGCTACAACTACCAGAGCCGTATTTACACCAGCTCCAGCAAGGGCTCCAAGGGCGAGG carries:
- the inab gene encoding internexin neuronal intermediate filament protein, alpha b; translated protein: MSYGSEVFSSSSYRKIFGDSPRYASSPSRTPMSSRSGYRSSSVSRSNVSSLGSYARKSGRSMPLETFDLTQSNVLNNEFKIVRTNEKEQMQGLNDRFAMFIEKVRNLEQHNKVLETELTALRQRQAEPSRLAELYQQEIRELRSQLEELNGEKSQLTIERDCIEDDLQKLRGKYEEEYRAREDAEATLKAFKKDVDDATMVRLDLEKKVESLLDEINFLRKVHEEEVAELTDMIHAAQVSVEMEVSKPDLTSALKEIRGQYESMASKNLQSAEEWYKTKFADLSEQATRSNEAIRASREEMNEFRRQLQSKTIEIESLKGTNESLEKQLREMEDRHNVEIGNYQDNMIELENELRATKSEMARHLREYQDLLNVKMALDIEIAAYRKLLEGEETRIGTGISYPGSSMNMSAGQGYNYQSRIYTSSSKGSKGEGKDESQQQQSKSGGKVSHREVYEETVVTTKKMEKQEPSDIPTNQKN